A stretch of Monomorium pharaonis isolate MP-MQ-018 chromosome 7, ASM1337386v2, whole genome shotgun sequence DNA encodes these proteins:
- the LOC118646447 gene encoding protein polybromo-1-like: MNKRRRTSSVASRGAEDDGDDVPPEPTKRRKKLDPSDLCQQLYDILRNQKKEDGSLLCDAFIRVPKRRQEPGYYEVVSNPIDLLKVQQKLKTDEYRDMDDLAADIQLMVNNAKAFYMVRFHIPLNCT; encoded by the exons ATGAACAAGCGGCGTAGAACGTCGTCGGTGGCGAGCCGCGGCGCCGAGGATGATGGCGACGACGTCCCGCCCGAGCCGACCAAGAGGAGGAAAAAACTGGACCCT AGTGACCTGTGCCAACAACTGTACGATATACTTCGCAATCAGAAGAAGGAGGATGGATCTCTGTTATGCGACGCGTTTATACGTGTGCCGAAACGTAGGCAGGAGCCAGGGTACTATGAGGTGGTCTCCAATCCTATAGATCTGTTAAAAGTGCAGCAGAAGCTGAAGACTGACGAGTATCGCGACATGGATGATCTTGCCGCTGACATTCAGCTTATGGTCAACAACGCTAAGGCTTTTTACATGGTAAGATTCCATATTCCACTCAATTGTACATAG
- the LOC105833109 gene encoding ATP-dependent Clp protease ATP-binding subunit clpX-like, mitochondrial isoform X1, translating to MSEIYSKRSLEKAHSPEDKNQAFYKKPLPSPKKIFEYLNRHVVGQEYAKKVLSVAVYNHYKRICNNLPAQNSRAQANVDPINTQETNHYSMQKEIELQVTQLKLEKSNIMLLGPTGSGKTLLAQTLAQYLDVPFAICDCTTLTQAGYVGDDVESVIIRLLQNANYIVDRAQIGIVFLDEVDKIHSTNSYPDVSGECVQQSMLKMLEGTIVNAPKQNMTKWREETVQVDTTNILFIASGAYSGLDKLIARHKSEKYFGLGVTSTDENLNEKTMTSADGVDTSLSIERDNKEKDMLLQQVQMKDLVDFGMIPEFIGRFPILVPFHSLGRDMLARILTEPKNAIVPQYQKLFSIDKVELTFDVDALNAIASLAMERKTGARGLRSIMESLLLEPMFEVPESNIMSVHITEQCVMGVEKAQYVKLDSDNNDSYSS from the exons atgtcAGAAATTTACTCAAAGAGAAGTTTGGAAAAGGCACATAGCCCAGAAGATAAAAATCAAGCATTCTACAAGAAGCCTCTACCATCtccaaaaaaa ATATTCGAGTACCTGAACAGACACGTTGTGGGTCAGGAATACGCTAAAAAAGTGCTAAGCGTTGCAGTTTACAATCATTACAAGCGGATTTGCAACAATTTGCCAGCCCAAAACTCGCGGGCACAAGCTAACGTTGACCCAATCAATACACAGGAAACAAATCATTATTCCATGCAGAAAG AAATCGAACTCCAGGTTACTCAACTCAAGCTGGAAAAGAGCAACATAATGTTGCTTGGTCCTACAGGTTCTGGTAAGACGTTGCTCGCGCAAACGCTGGCACAATATCTGGACGTTCCATTCGCCATTTGTGATTGCACCACTCTCACGCAAGCTGGCTACGTTGGCGACGATGTAGAGAGTGTCATAATTAGACTCCTTCAAAATGCTAATTATATAGTGGATCGTGCTCAGATAGGCATAGTCTTCTTAGACGAAGTCGACAAGATACATTCTACTAACTCATATCCTGATGTATCCGGGGAATGTGTTCAGCAAAGTATGCTGAAAATGTTGGAAGGAACAATCGTAAATGCACCAAAGCAAAATATGACGAAATGGCGCGAGGAAACGGTGCAAGTGGATACTacgaatattctttttattgccTCAGGTGCTTACAGCGGTTTAGATAAATTGATAGCGCGACACAAATCGGAAAAATATTTCGGACTTGGCGTGACGTCGACAGATGAGAATCTAAATGAGAAAACGATGACTTCAGCCGATGGTGTCGATACATCACTTTCCATTGAAAGAGACAATAAAGAAAAGGATATGCTGTTGCAACAAGTGCAAATGAAAGATCTTGTCGACTTCGGCATGATACCTGAATTCATCGGTAGATTTCCTATACTCGTGCCTTTCCACTCCCTTGGTAGAGATATGCTAGCGAGAATTCTCACCGAACCAAAAAATGCCATTGTTCCTCAGTATCAGAAGTTGTTCTCGATAGACAAG GTAGAGCTAACATTCGATGTAGATGCACTGAACGCAATTGCTTCTTTAGCAATGGAAAGAAAAACTGGAGCGCGAGGTTTGCGATCGATAATGGAATCGCTTCTTTTGGAACCTATGTTTGAAGTACCAGAAAGTAATATTATGTCCGTTCACATTACAGAACAGTGCGTGATGGGCGTTGAAAAGGCACAATATGTGAAATTAGACAGTGATAACAATGATAGTTACAgcagttaa
- the LOC105833109 gene encoding ATP-dependent Clp protease ATP-binding subunit clpX-like, mitochondrial isoform X2 produces the protein MSEIYSKRSLEKAHSPEDKNQAFYKKPLPSPKKIFEYLNRHVVGQEYAKKVLSVAVYNHYKRICNNLPAQNSRAQANVDPINTQETNHYSMQKEIELQVTQLKLEKSNIMLLGPTGSGKTLLAQTLAQYLDVPFAICDCTTLTQAGYVGDDVESVIIRLLQNANYIVDRAQIGIVFLDEVDKIHSTNSYPDVSGECVQQSMLKMLEGTIVNAPKQNMTKWREETVQVDTTNILFIASGAYSGLDKLIARHKSEKYFGLGVTSTDENLNEKTMTSADGVDTSLSIERDNKEKDMLLQQVQMKDLVDFGMIPEFIGRFPILVPFHSLGRDMLARILTEPKNAIVPQYQKLFSIDKVQLHTIIL, from the exons atgtcAGAAATTTACTCAAAGAGAAGTTTGGAAAAGGCACATAGCCCAGAAGATAAAAATCAAGCATTCTACAAGAAGCCTCTACCATCtccaaaaaaa ATATTCGAGTACCTGAACAGACACGTTGTGGGTCAGGAATACGCTAAAAAAGTGCTAAGCGTTGCAGTTTACAATCATTACAAGCGGATTTGCAACAATTTGCCAGCCCAAAACTCGCGGGCACAAGCTAACGTTGACCCAATCAATACACAGGAAACAAATCATTATTCCATGCAGAAAG AAATCGAACTCCAGGTTACTCAACTCAAGCTGGAAAAGAGCAACATAATGTTGCTTGGTCCTACAGGTTCTGGTAAGACGTTGCTCGCGCAAACGCTGGCACAATATCTGGACGTTCCATTCGCCATTTGTGATTGCACCACTCTCACGCAAGCTGGCTACGTTGGCGACGATGTAGAGAGTGTCATAATTAGACTCCTTCAAAATGCTAATTATATAGTGGATCGTGCTCAGATAGGCATAGTCTTCTTAGACGAAGTCGACAAGATACATTCTACTAACTCATATCCTGATGTATCCGGGGAATGTGTTCAGCAAAGTATGCTGAAAATGTTGGAAGGAACAATCGTAAATGCACCAAAGCAAAATATGACGAAATGGCGCGAGGAAACGGTGCAAGTGGATACTacgaatattctttttattgccTCAGGTGCTTACAGCGGTTTAGATAAATTGATAGCGCGACACAAATCGGAAAAATATTTCGGACTTGGCGTGACGTCGACAGATGAGAATCTAAATGAGAAAACGATGACTTCAGCCGATGGTGTCGATACATCACTTTCCATTGAAAGAGACAATAAAGAAAAGGATATGCTGTTGCAACAAGTGCAAATGAAAGATCTTGTCGACTTCGGCATGATACCTGAATTCATCGGTAGATTTCCTATACTCGTGCCTTTCCACTCCCTTGGTAGAGATATGCTAGCGAGAATTCTCACCGAACCAAAAAATGCCATTGTTCCTCAGTATCAGAAGTTGTTCTCGATAGACAAGGTGCAACTTCATacaataattct GTAG